Proteins encoded in a region of the Micropterus dolomieu isolate WLL.071019.BEF.003 ecotype Adirondacks linkage group LG07, ASM2129224v1, whole genome shotgun sequence genome:
- the ccnyl1 gene encoding cyclin-Y-like protein 1 isoform X1, with product MGNTVSCCVSPESSPKLPSRQPAERLEEFQTSTEVSDDNTVPYLQHISDREVPDELAVESNPSDHARASTIFLSKSQTDVRDKRKSNHINHISHVSPGPLSKKYSSCSTIFIDDNTVSQPNLKSTIKCVTLAIYYHIKNRDSDRSLDIFDEKLHPLSTCVSVCPKQREPVPDDYSRVDPEHKLIYRFVRTLFSAAQLTAECAIVTLVYLERLLTYAELDICPANWKRIVLGAILLASKVWDDQAVWNVDYCQILKDITVEDMNEMERHFLELLQFNINVPASVYAKYYFDLRQLADDNNLNFPLEPLNNQRAQKLEAISRLCEDKYKDLSRAAMRRSFSADNLIGIRHSNAVLS from the exons ATGGGGAATACGGTGTCATGCTGCGTCTCTCCAGAGTCGAGCCCCAAACTACCGTCAAGACAACCGGCAGAGCGGCTGGAGGAGTTCCAGACCAGCACCGAAGTGAGCGATGATAACACCGTGCCCTACCTGCAGCATATAAGCGACAGAGAGGTCCCAGATG AGCTGGCTGTGGAGTCTAACCCGTCAGACCACGCCCGAGCGAGCACCATCTTCCTTAGCAAGTCCCAGACAGACG TACGAGACAAGAGGAAAAGCAACCACATAAATCACATCAGTCAT GTGTCCCCTGGTCCACTGTCTAAGAAATACAGCTCCTGTTCCACAATCTTCATAGACGACAACACCGTCAGCCAGCCAAACCTCAAAAGCACAATCAAATG tGTCACATTAGCAATATACTACCACATCAAAAACAG GGACTCAGACAGGTCACTGGATATCTTTGATGAGAAGTTGCACCCCTTATCA acgtgtgtgtctgtttgtcccAAACAGAGAGAGCCAGTGCCAGATGACTACTCCCGAGTAGACCCAGAACACAAACTGATCTACCGTTTCGTCAGAACGCTCTTCAGTGCCGCACAGCTCACTGCAGAATGTGCCATTGTCACTCTA GTGTACTTGGAGCGCCTGCTGACCTACGCTGAGCTGGATATCTGTCCCGCCAACTGGAAGCGCATCGTCCTGGGAGCCATCTTGTTGGCTTCCAAAGTCTGGGATGACCAGGCTGTGTGGAATGTTGACTACTGCCAGATCCTGAAAGACATCACTGTGGAGGACAT GAATGAGATGGAGCGCCACTTCCTGGAACTTCTCCAGTTTAATATCAACGTGCCAGCCAGTGTCTATGCCAAGTACTACTTCGATCTGCGGCAGCTGGCTGACGACAACAACCTCAACTTCCCTCTGGAGCCTCTCAACAACCAACGCGCCCAGAAACTAGAG GCCATTTCAAGATTATGTGAGGACAAGTACAAGGACCTGAGCCGAGCAGCGATGAGACGATCCTTCAGCGCAGACAACCTGATAGGTATACGACACTCCAACGCTGTGCTGTCATAG
- the ccnyl1 gene encoding cyclin-Y-like protein 1 isoform X3 — protein MGNTVSCCVSPESSPKLPSRQPAERLEEFQTSTEVSDDNTVPYLQHISDREVPDELAVESNPSDHARASTIFLSKSQTDVRDKRKSNHINHISHVSPGPLSKKYSSCSTIFIDDNTVSQPNLKSTIKCVTLAIYYHIKNRDSDRSLDIFDEKLHPLSREPVPDDYSRVDPEHKLIYRFVRTLFSAAQLTAECAIVTLVYLERLLTYAELDICPANWKRIVLGAILLASKVWDDQAVWNVDYCQILKDITVEDMNEMERHFLELLQFNINVPASVYAKYYFDLRQLADDNNLNFPLEPLNNQRAQKLEAISRLCEDKYKDLSRAAMRRSFSADNLIGIRHSNAVLS, from the exons ATGGGGAATACGGTGTCATGCTGCGTCTCTCCAGAGTCGAGCCCCAAACTACCGTCAAGACAACCGGCAGAGCGGCTGGAGGAGTTCCAGACCAGCACCGAAGTGAGCGATGATAACACCGTGCCCTACCTGCAGCATATAAGCGACAGAGAGGTCCCAGATG AGCTGGCTGTGGAGTCTAACCCGTCAGACCACGCCCGAGCGAGCACCATCTTCCTTAGCAAGTCCCAGACAGACG TACGAGACAAGAGGAAAAGCAACCACATAAATCACATCAGTCAT GTGTCCCCTGGTCCACTGTCTAAGAAATACAGCTCCTGTTCCACAATCTTCATAGACGACAACACCGTCAGCCAGCCAAACCTCAAAAGCACAATCAAATG tGTCACATTAGCAATATACTACCACATCAAAAACAG GGACTCAGACAGGTCACTGGATATCTTTGATGAGAAGTTGCACCCCTTATCA AGAGAGCCAGTGCCAGATGACTACTCCCGAGTAGACCCAGAACACAAACTGATCTACCGTTTCGTCAGAACGCTCTTCAGTGCCGCACAGCTCACTGCAGAATGTGCCATTGTCACTCTA GTGTACTTGGAGCGCCTGCTGACCTACGCTGAGCTGGATATCTGTCCCGCCAACTGGAAGCGCATCGTCCTGGGAGCCATCTTGTTGGCTTCCAAAGTCTGGGATGACCAGGCTGTGTGGAATGTTGACTACTGCCAGATCCTGAAAGACATCACTGTGGAGGACAT GAATGAGATGGAGCGCCACTTCCTGGAACTTCTCCAGTTTAATATCAACGTGCCAGCCAGTGTCTATGCCAAGTACTACTTCGATCTGCGGCAGCTGGCTGACGACAACAACCTCAACTTCCCTCTGGAGCCTCTCAACAACCAACGCGCCCAGAAACTAGAG GCCATTTCAAGATTATGTGAGGACAAGTACAAGGACCTGAGCCGAGCAGCGATGAGACGATCCTTCAGCGCAGACAACCTGATAGGTATACGACACTCCAACGCTGTGCTGTCATAG
- the creb1b gene encoding cyclic AMP-responsive element-binding protein 1b isoform X1 has protein sequence MSAAQPMKMESAVEAQHGVETAVTEAENQQITQAQIATLAQTAWSVAPEFQVTMTTGHASATGPTVTLVQLPNGQTVQVHGVIQAAQPSVIQSPQVQAVQISTIAESEDSQESVDSVTDSQKRREILSRRPSYRKILNDLSSDAPAVPRIEEEKAEEDSAAAAAAAATPSITTVTVPTPIYQTSSGQYIAITQGGAIQLANNGTDGVQGLQTLTMTNAAAAQPGATILQYAQTSDGQQILVPSNQVVVQAASGDVQAYQIRAAPASTIAPGVVMASSPALPTGGATEEVTRKREVRLMKNREAARECRRKKKEYVKCLENRVAVLENQNKTLIEELKALKDLYCHKSE, from the exons ATGTCTGCAG CTCAGCCAATGAAGATGGAGTCAGCAGTTGAGGCTCAGCATGGGGTGGAGACTGCTGTGACTGAGGCGGAGAACCAACAAATCACCCAAGCACAGATTGCTACTTTGGCACAG ACAGCATGGTCAGTCGCTCCTGAATTTCAGGTAACGATGACAACAGGCCACGCCTCGGCCACAGGTCCCACAGTTACGTTGGTACAGCTTCCCAACGGACAGACGGTTCAAGTCCACGGTGTCATCCAGGCTGCACAGCCGTCTGTTATCCAGTCACCACAGGTCCAGGCCGTGCAG ATCTCCACCATAGCAGAAAGCGAGGATTCACAGGAGTCAGTGGACAGCGTGACTGACTCTCAGAAGCGCAGAGAGATTCTGTCACGACGGCCCTCGTACAG GAAAATCCTGAATGACCTTTCATCCGATGCACCTGCTGTCCCTCGTATCGAGGAAGAAAAGGCTGAGGAGGACTCAGCTGCCGCCGCCGCTGCCGCCGCCACGCCCTCAATCACCACAGTTACTGTCCCCACACCCATCTACCAGACCAGCAGTGGCCAATACA TTGCAATCACACAGGGCGGGGCTATTCAGCTGGCTAATAATGGTACAGATGGAGTCCAGGGACTTCAGACTCTGACCATGACCAACGCAGCAGCAGCCCAGCCTGGAGCCACCATCCTCCAGTACGCGCAGACCAGCGACGGCCAGCAGATACTGGTTCCCAGTAACCAGGTGGTGGTCCAAG CTGCCTCCGGTGACGTCCAGGCCTATCAGATCCGAGCAGCCCCTGCAAGCACCATCGCCCCGGGGGTTGTGATGGCGTCATCCCCCGCCCTCCCCACAGGAGGCGCTACTGAGGAGGTCACCCGCAAACGGGAAGTCCGCCTCATGAAGAACAG AGAGGCAGCCCGTGAATGTCGCAGGAAGAAGAAGGAGTATGTAAAGTGTTTGGAGAACCGAGTGGCCGTCCTGGAGAACCAAAACAAGACACTAATTGAAGAACTTAAAGCCCTCAAAGACCTTTACTGCCATAAATCTGAGTAG
- the creb1b gene encoding cyclic AMP-responsive element-binding protein 1b isoform X3 codes for MSAAQPMKMESAVEAQHGVETAVTEAENQQITQAQIATLAQVTMTTGHASATGPTVTLVQLPNGQTVQVHGVIQAAQPSVIQSPQVQAVQISTIAESEDSQESVDSVTDSQKRREILSRRPSYRKILNDLSSDAPAVPRIEEEKAEEDSAAAAAAAATPSITTVTVPTPIYQTSSGQYIAITQGGAIQLANNGTDGVQGLQTLTMTNAAAAQPGATILQYAQTSDGQQILVPSNQVVVQAASGDVQAYQIRAAPASTIAPGVVMASSPALPTGGATEEVTRKREVRLMKNREAARECRRKKKEYVKCLENRVAVLENQNKTLIEELKALKDLYCHKSE; via the exons ATGTCTGCAG CTCAGCCAATGAAGATGGAGTCAGCAGTTGAGGCTCAGCATGGGGTGGAGACTGCTGTGACTGAGGCGGAGAACCAACAAATCACCCAAGCACAGATTGCTACTTTGGCACAG GTAACGATGACAACAGGCCACGCCTCGGCCACAGGTCCCACAGTTACGTTGGTACAGCTTCCCAACGGACAGACGGTTCAAGTCCACGGTGTCATCCAGGCTGCACAGCCGTCTGTTATCCAGTCACCACAGGTCCAGGCCGTGCAG ATCTCCACCATAGCAGAAAGCGAGGATTCACAGGAGTCAGTGGACAGCGTGACTGACTCTCAGAAGCGCAGAGAGATTCTGTCACGACGGCCCTCGTACAG GAAAATCCTGAATGACCTTTCATCCGATGCACCTGCTGTCCCTCGTATCGAGGAAGAAAAGGCTGAGGAGGACTCAGCTGCCGCCGCCGCTGCCGCCGCCACGCCCTCAATCACCACAGTTACTGTCCCCACACCCATCTACCAGACCAGCAGTGGCCAATACA TTGCAATCACACAGGGCGGGGCTATTCAGCTGGCTAATAATGGTACAGATGGAGTCCAGGGACTTCAGACTCTGACCATGACCAACGCAGCAGCAGCCCAGCCTGGAGCCACCATCCTCCAGTACGCGCAGACCAGCGACGGCCAGCAGATACTGGTTCCCAGTAACCAGGTGGTGGTCCAAG CTGCCTCCGGTGACGTCCAGGCCTATCAGATCCGAGCAGCCCCTGCAAGCACCATCGCCCCGGGGGTTGTGATGGCGTCATCCCCCGCCCTCCCCACAGGAGGCGCTACTGAGGAGGTCACCCGCAAACGGGAAGTCCGCCTCATGAAGAACAG AGAGGCAGCCCGTGAATGTCGCAGGAAGAAGAAGGAGTATGTAAAGTGTTTGGAGAACCGAGTGGCCGTCCTGGAGAACCAAAACAAGACACTAATTGAAGAACTTAAAGCCCTCAAAGACCTTTACTGCCATAAATCTGAGTAG
- the creb1b gene encoding cyclic AMP-responsive element-binding protein 1b isoform X2: protein MKMESAVEAQHGVETAVTEAENQQITQAQIATLAQTAWSVAPEFQVTMTTGHASATGPTVTLVQLPNGQTVQVHGVIQAAQPSVIQSPQVQAVQISTIAESEDSQESVDSVTDSQKRREILSRRPSYRKILNDLSSDAPAVPRIEEEKAEEDSAAAAAAAATPSITTVTVPTPIYQTSSGQYIAITQGGAIQLANNGTDGVQGLQTLTMTNAAAAQPGATILQYAQTSDGQQILVPSNQVVVQAASGDVQAYQIRAAPASTIAPGVVMASSPALPTGGATEEVTRKREVRLMKNREAARECRRKKKEYVKCLENRVAVLENQNKTLIEELKALKDLYCHKSE, encoded by the exons ATGAAGATGGAGTCAGCAGTTGAGGCTCAGCATGGGGTGGAGACTGCTGTGACTGAGGCGGAGAACCAACAAATCACCCAAGCACAGATTGCTACTTTGGCACAG ACAGCATGGTCAGTCGCTCCTGAATTTCAGGTAACGATGACAACAGGCCACGCCTCGGCCACAGGTCCCACAGTTACGTTGGTACAGCTTCCCAACGGACAGACGGTTCAAGTCCACGGTGTCATCCAGGCTGCACAGCCGTCTGTTATCCAGTCACCACAGGTCCAGGCCGTGCAG ATCTCCACCATAGCAGAAAGCGAGGATTCACAGGAGTCAGTGGACAGCGTGACTGACTCTCAGAAGCGCAGAGAGATTCTGTCACGACGGCCCTCGTACAG GAAAATCCTGAATGACCTTTCATCCGATGCACCTGCTGTCCCTCGTATCGAGGAAGAAAAGGCTGAGGAGGACTCAGCTGCCGCCGCCGCTGCCGCCGCCACGCCCTCAATCACCACAGTTACTGTCCCCACACCCATCTACCAGACCAGCAGTGGCCAATACA TTGCAATCACACAGGGCGGGGCTATTCAGCTGGCTAATAATGGTACAGATGGAGTCCAGGGACTTCAGACTCTGACCATGACCAACGCAGCAGCAGCCCAGCCTGGAGCCACCATCCTCCAGTACGCGCAGACCAGCGACGGCCAGCAGATACTGGTTCCCAGTAACCAGGTGGTGGTCCAAG CTGCCTCCGGTGACGTCCAGGCCTATCAGATCCGAGCAGCCCCTGCAAGCACCATCGCCCCGGGGGTTGTGATGGCGTCATCCCCCGCCCTCCCCACAGGAGGCGCTACTGAGGAGGTCACCCGCAAACGGGAAGTCCGCCTCATGAAGAACAG AGAGGCAGCCCGTGAATGTCGCAGGAAGAAGAAGGAGTATGTAAAGTGTTTGGAGAACCGAGTGGCCGTCCTGGAGAACCAAAACAAGACACTAATTGAAGAACTTAAAGCCCTCAAAGACCTTTACTGCCATAAATCTGAGTAG
- the creb1b gene encoding cyclic AMP-responsive element-binding protein 1b isoform X4 produces the protein MKMESAVEAQHGVETAVTEAENQQITQAQIATLAQVTMTTGHASATGPTVTLVQLPNGQTVQVHGVIQAAQPSVIQSPQVQAVQISTIAESEDSQESVDSVTDSQKRREILSRRPSYRKILNDLSSDAPAVPRIEEEKAEEDSAAAAAAAATPSITTVTVPTPIYQTSSGQYIAITQGGAIQLANNGTDGVQGLQTLTMTNAAAAQPGATILQYAQTSDGQQILVPSNQVVVQAASGDVQAYQIRAAPASTIAPGVVMASSPALPTGGATEEVTRKREVRLMKNREAARECRRKKKEYVKCLENRVAVLENQNKTLIEELKALKDLYCHKSE, from the exons ATGAAGATGGAGTCAGCAGTTGAGGCTCAGCATGGGGTGGAGACTGCTGTGACTGAGGCGGAGAACCAACAAATCACCCAAGCACAGATTGCTACTTTGGCACAG GTAACGATGACAACAGGCCACGCCTCGGCCACAGGTCCCACAGTTACGTTGGTACAGCTTCCCAACGGACAGACGGTTCAAGTCCACGGTGTCATCCAGGCTGCACAGCCGTCTGTTATCCAGTCACCACAGGTCCAGGCCGTGCAG ATCTCCACCATAGCAGAAAGCGAGGATTCACAGGAGTCAGTGGACAGCGTGACTGACTCTCAGAAGCGCAGAGAGATTCTGTCACGACGGCCCTCGTACAG GAAAATCCTGAATGACCTTTCATCCGATGCACCTGCTGTCCCTCGTATCGAGGAAGAAAAGGCTGAGGAGGACTCAGCTGCCGCCGCCGCTGCCGCCGCCACGCCCTCAATCACCACAGTTACTGTCCCCACACCCATCTACCAGACCAGCAGTGGCCAATACA TTGCAATCACACAGGGCGGGGCTATTCAGCTGGCTAATAATGGTACAGATGGAGTCCAGGGACTTCAGACTCTGACCATGACCAACGCAGCAGCAGCCCAGCCTGGAGCCACCATCCTCCAGTACGCGCAGACCAGCGACGGCCAGCAGATACTGGTTCCCAGTAACCAGGTGGTGGTCCAAG CTGCCTCCGGTGACGTCCAGGCCTATCAGATCCGAGCAGCCCCTGCAAGCACCATCGCCCCGGGGGTTGTGATGGCGTCATCCCCCGCCCTCCCCACAGGAGGCGCTACTGAGGAGGTCACCCGCAAACGGGAAGTCCGCCTCATGAAGAACAG AGAGGCAGCCCGTGAATGTCGCAGGAAGAAGAAGGAGTATGTAAAGTGTTTGGAGAACCGAGTGGCCGTCCTGGAGAACCAAAACAAGACACTAATTGAAGAACTTAAAGCCCTCAAAGACCTTTACTGCCATAAATCTGAGTAG